A single window of Candidatus Bathyarchaeota archaeon DNA harbors:
- the cdhC gene encoding CO dehydrogenase/CO-methylating acetyl-CoA synthase complex subunit beta encodes MNLTFLTLAYSGAKEIINLCEEYLKKAFGKLKEDTLMVFPETIYSLPLIYALTGKKIETLKDLNWAMILCKSLIAKEVKNEEKPLNIGLASLIALEIIESINYAFNKESKGFISDTIFREASLHLADGTIPGIVIVYGSAKADSFAEELIKDIQESNLLCLAAGLILNQIEKIGVKFGFEEKIIPLGLEFTSIIHAINLIIRAPLMFGGVKPGDKEIIINYIKDRVPVFAVLLGELDNKSLAIAVGLSNLGIPVIVDQIELKEFPWFTYQSNYEKIIKTGCDIKKIKLAKLVKPSLPVEYGAIYEGEKIRKPETFVEFGGGKTLAFELVKVKPINEVEDGLIKVDGLEIHEMKEGECYPIGIIIELAGLNLEEILEPVFERRIHKFLNQAKGVMHLGSRDEIWIRISKEAAQKNLKIKHLGEILHFMFRSSFPRLIEKAQVTILTNPTLVKEKINEARKAYKERDSKIKELSEENVDCFYGCTLCQSFAPTHVCVITPQRISLCGATSWLDASISYRLDPSGPNFPISKGECINPIKGEWSGVNEAVKTKSRGSTVKVYLHSIFDYPHTSCGCFQAIAFYIPEVDGIGVVDRNFREPTVNGMTFTTMAGFCGGGKQVEGFLGIGIEYMRSRKFLQADGGWNRIVWMPKALKEKVKEAIPIELYNKIATEEEVKNLEELKDFLKKVDHPALRKI; translated from the coding sequence TTGAATTTAACTTTCCTAACCTTAGCTTACTCTGGAGCTAAAGAGATTATAAACTTATGTGAAGAATATTTAAAAAAAGCTTTTGGAAAGTTAAAAGAAGATACTTTAATGGTTTTTCCGGAGACTATATACTCATTACCGTTAATCTATGCATTAACTGGAAAAAAAATTGAAACATTAAAGGATTTAAATTGGGCAATGATTTTATGTAAATCTTTAATTGCTAAAGAAGTTAAAAATGAAGAGAAACCTTTAAATATTGGTTTAGCCTCGCTTATAGCGCTTGAAATTATTGAAAGTATTAATTATGCTTTTAATAAAGAATCAAAAGGTTTTATTTCTGATACAATTTTTAGAGAAGCTAGTTTGCATTTAGCTGATGGAACAATTCCTGGAATAGTTATAGTTTATGGTTCAGCTAAAGCAGACTCTTTTGCTGAAGAATTAATTAAAGATATTCAAGAATCAAATCTTTTATGTTTAGCTGCAGGTTTAATTCTTAATCAAATAGAGAAAATAGGTGTTAAATTTGGTTTTGAAGAAAAAATTATTCCTTTAGGTTTAGAGTTTACATCTATTATTCATGCTATAAACCTAATTATTAGAGCTCCATTAATGTTTGGAGGGGTTAAACCTGGAGATAAAGAGATTATTATAAATTACATTAAAGATAGAGTACCTGTTTTCGCTGTGTTGCTAGGGGAACTTGATAATAAAAGTTTAGCTATAGCTGTTGGGCTATCAAATTTAGGAATACCTGTAATTGTTGATCAAATTGAATTAAAGGAGTTTCCTTGGTTTACTTATCAATCAAATTATGAAAAAATTATTAAAACTGGATGCGACATTAAAAAAATTAAGTTAGCAAAACTTGTTAAGCCTTCTTTACCTGTAGAGTACGGGGCAATTTATGAAGGTGAAAAAATAAGAAAACCTGAAACATTCGTTGAGTTTGGAGGAGGAAAAACATTAGCTTTTGAACTTGTTAAAGTTAAGCCTATAAACGAAGTTGAAGATGGTTTAATAAAAGTTGATGGGTTAGAAATTCATGAAATGAAAGAAGGTGAATGCTACCCGATTGGAATAATAATTGAATTAGCTGGTTTAAATCTTGAAGAAATTTTAGAACCTGTTTTCGAAAGACGTATTCATAAATTTTTAAATCAAGCTAAAGGAGTGATGCACTTAGGATCTAGAGATGAAATATGGATTAGAATAAGTAAGGAGGCTGCTCAAAAAAATTTAAAAATTAAACATTTAGGGGAAATTTTACATTTTATGTTTCGTTCAAGTTTTCCTCGTTTAATAGAAAAAGCCCAAGTAACCATTTTAACGAATCCAACATTAGTTAAGGAAAAAATTAATGAAGCGAGAAAAGCATATAAAGAAAGAGATTCTAAAATTAAGGAATTATCCGAAGAGAATGTAGATTGTTTTTATGGTTGTACTCTTTGCCAATCTTTTGCACCAACACATGTATGTGTAATAACCCCCCAAAGAATATCTTTATGTGGCGCTACAAGTTGGCTTGATGCAAGTATATCTTATCGTTTAGATCCATCTGGACCAAACTTTCCAATAAGTAAAGGCGAGTGTATAAATCCTATTAAAGGTGAATGGAGTGGCGTAAATGAAGCTGTTAAAACTAAATCTCGCGGCTCCACTGTTAAAGTTTATCTTCATAGCATATTTGATTATCCTCATACATCTTGTGGATGTTTTCAAGCAATAGCTTTTTATATTCCTGAAGTTGATGGAATAGGAGTTGTTGATAGAAATTTCAGAGAGCCAACAGTTAATGGTATGACTTTCACAACTATGGCGGGATTTTGCGGTGGAGGAAAGCAAGTTGAAGGTTTTTTAGGTATAGGAATAGAATATATGCGTTCTCGAAAATTTCTTCAAGCTGATGGTGGATGGAACAGAATTGTATGGATGCCTAAAGCTTTAAAAGAAAAAGTGAAGGAAGCTATCCCAATAGAGCTTTATAATAAAATTGCTACTGAAGAAGAAGTTAAGAATCTTGAAGAATTAAAAGATTTCCTAAAAAAAGTTGATCATCCAGCTCTAAGAAAAATTTAA
- a CDS encoding CooT family nickel-binding protein, protein MCEFKVILDGNVIFENVVYVKVNGEKIILKNILGVLKEVKKCKIVEIDVNSERLTLSSI, encoded by the coding sequence GTGTGTGAGTTTAAAGTAATTTTAGATGGAAATGTCATTTTTGAGAATGTTGTCTACGTGAAAGTTAACGGAGAAAAAATTATTCTTAAAAATATTTTAGGTGTTTTAAAGGAAGTGAAAAAATGTAAAATTGTTGAGATAGATGTTAATTCTGAACGTTTAACACTATCTTCAATTTAA
- a CDS encoding AAA family ATPase: MKIAISGKGGVGKTFITSVLAQYFLRKGFKVLAIDADPSPNLGVNLGLTFNELKNITPISENFDLIKSKTDSGVPSIYKLTFEVEDVIKNYSIVTPSGVNLIIMGVIKSSESGCTCPANAFIKILLKHLLSKKDEVIIMDMEAGTEHLGRGTAKYMDVMLIISDPSLKSLEIASKIHELSINMGLKHIFLIGNKVLNKKDEENILNFSFKNRLNVIGFIPYDYEIMKADLYGEYPYKFQSESIRAIEEIGEKILNMKNKTTF, translated from the coding sequence TTGAAAATAGCTATTTCTGGTAAAGGTGGGGTTGGAAAAACATTTATAACAAGTGTTTTAGCACAGTATTTTCTTAGAAAAGGTTTTAAAGTTTTAGCTATTGATGCTGATCCATCACCTAATTTAGGTGTTAACCTAGGTTTAACATTTAATGAGTTAAAAAATATAACACCAATATCAGAAAATTTCGATTTAATAAAAAGTAAAACTGATTCTGGAGTCCCGAGTATATATAAATTAACTTTTGAAGTTGAAGATGTAATCAAGAATTATTCTATAGTTACTCCAAGCGGAGTAAACTTAATTATTATGGGTGTTATTAAATCTTCAGAATCTGGATGTACTTGTCCAGCAAATGCTTTTATTAAAATATTGCTTAAACATTTACTTAGCAAAAAAGATGAAGTAATAATTATGGATATGGAGGCGGGAACGGAACATCTTGGAAGAGGAACAGCTAAATATATGGATGTAATGCTTATAATTTCAGATCCAAGTTTAAAATCGCTTGAAATAGCATCTAAAATTCATGAATTGTCAATTAATATGGGTTTAAAACATATATTCCTTATTGGAAATAAAGTTTTAAATAAGAAAGATGAAGAAAATATATTAAATTTTTCATTTAAAAATAGATTAAATGTTATTGGTTTTATACCATATGACTATGAAATAATGAAAGCTGATTTATATGGTGAATACCCTTATAAGTTTCAATCAGAAAGCATTCGTGCTATAGAGGAAATTGGAGAAAAAATACTAAATATGAAAAATAAAACTACCTTTTAG
- a CDS encoding RimK family alpha-L-glutamate ligase, with amino-acid sequence MKIGILTKNEQAWCSTRLGEAFKKKGVSPFFFNFNQLKAQIGFQPSFLVKGIDPVKELSALLVRPMGRGSLEEIIFQVNSLHRLYSKGLNIINKPSAIEKAVDKYYTLALLEDAGIPVPKTIVTENIEEALLGFKKFKDVVVKPVFGSRGIGIARISNFDIAERSFRTLRFFKHVIYIQEYIFHGSKDLRAFVIGGKVVAAMHRVASTWKTNVSLGARPIKAKISKEAEELAVKSAEVLGCEIAGVDLLESNKGLIVNEVNSQPGWRGLQTTTKIDIASEIADYVISQAKR; translated from the coding sequence GTGAAAATAGGAATTTTAACTAAAAATGAGCAAGCTTGGTGTTCAACAAGATTAGGAGAAGCTTTCAAAAAGAAAGGAGTTTCCCCCTTCTTTTTTAACTTTAATCAATTAAAAGCTCAAATTGGCTTTCAACCGTCATTTTTAGTTAAAGGTATTGATCCAGTGAAAGAGCTTTCAGCTTTACTTGTTAGGCCTATGGGTAGAGGATCTCTTGAAGAAATAATTTTTCAAGTCAACTCTCTTCATAGGCTTTATTCAAAAGGTTTAAACATTATAAATAAGCCTTCAGCTATAGAGAAAGCTGTAGATAAATATTACACTTTAGCTTTACTTGAAGATGCTGGAATACCTGTACCGAAAACAATTGTTACAGAAAATATTGAAGAAGCACTATTAGGATTTAAAAAATTTAAAGATGTTGTTGTAAAACCTGTGTTTGGTTCAAGAGGTATTGGAATAGCGAGAATTTCCAATTTTGATATAGCTGAAAGAAGCTTTAGAACATTAAGATTCTTTAAGCATGTTATATATATCCAAGAATATATATTTCATGGATCAAAAGATTTAAGAGCTTTTGTTATTGGTGGGAAAGTTGTTGCAGCTATGCATAGAGTAGCTTCAACTTGGAAAACAAATGTAAGTTTAGGCGCTAGACCAATAAAAGCTAAAATATCTAAGGAAGCTGAAGAATTAGCTGTGAAATCCGCTGAAGTTTTAGGTTGCGAAATTGCTGGAGTGGATTTACTTGAAAGCAATAAAGGTTTAATTGTTAATGAAGTTAATTCGCAACCTGGATGGAGAGGATTACAAACTACAACTAAAATCGATATAGCAAGCGAAATAGCTGATTACGTTATTTCTCAAGCTAAAAGGTAG
- a CDS encoding PRC-barrel domain-containing protein — translation MSKKNEKTSISSKEFEGKQVIDANGTLIGSVKELIISIPDGVVSLLVSMRDGNESKIEWSSIKSIGDVVLLNKEIELQKPSAPTLRPIPTPPPPPLTIECSNCKSKIPAKAKFCPRCGFQVKQE, via the coding sequence ATGAGTAAAAAAAATGAAAAAACAAGCATCTCCTCTAAGGAATTTGAAGGAAAACAAGTTATAGATGCAAATGGAACTTTAATTGGAAGCGTTAAGGAATTGATTATCTCTATTCCTGATGGGGTTGTCTCCCTTCTTGTTTCAATGAGAGATGGAAATGAATCTAAAATTGAGTGGTCAAGCATTAAATCTATTGGTGATGTTGTATTATTAAATAAGGAGATTGAGCTTCAAAAACCTTCAGCACCAACTTTACGTCCGATTCCAACCCCTCCTCCTCCCCCATTAACTATTGAATGCTCTAATTGCAAATCTAAAATTCCTGCTAAAGCAAAGTTTTGCCCTAGATGTGGCTTTCAAGTGAAGCAAGAGTGA
- a CDS encoding M48 family metalloprotease translates to MSLLKLRLSMIGTLALIIGISTLILTIVLSLIGVFNIILLGGLIVFLNLAQWLFAPYLIDAIYRVKKLSRQENPRLHAIVESLSRRINIKTPQLMLADIPIPNAFAYGSPIAGSRVAVTSGLLSQLNEDEVEAVIGHELGHLKHKDVQIMMFASLLPALFYYIGYSLMFSGQYRGYDRENKGNSLAPLIGVISIAAYWILTLLVLGLSRLREYYADQLSATTIPGGAEKLSRALAKIVFSTNRMRMGSYYRFYASRLESFKPLLITDPEKAEDDAKVLYSYYGSEKDLVQQILRRKITLADRIIELFSTHPNIVKRLRALQNYR, encoded by the coding sequence ATGAGTTTACTAAAGTTAAGGCTTTCAATGATTGGTACCTTAGCTTTAATTATTGGGATATCCACTTTAATATTAACTATAGTACTGAGTTTAATTGGAGTTTTTAATATAATTCTTTTAGGAGGTTTAATTGTATTCTTAAATTTAGCTCAATGGCTTTTTGCACCTTACTTAATTGATGCCATTTATAGAGTTAAGAAGCTTTCTAGACAAGAAAATCCAAGATTGCATGCTATTGTAGAATCTTTATCTCGAAGAATTAACATTAAAACGCCTCAATTAATGTTAGCTGATATTCCCATTCCAAATGCTTTTGCTTATGGCTCTCCAATAGCTGGTTCAAGAGTGGCTGTAACCTCAGGATTATTAAGTCAACTTAACGAAGATGAAGTTGAAGCTGTAATAGGGCATGAACTTGGTCATTTGAAACATAAAGATGTACAAATAATGATGTTTGCATCGCTTTTACCAGCGTTATTCTATTATATAGGGTATAGCTTAATGTTTTCAGGTCAGTATAGAGGATACGATAGGGAGAATAAAGGGAATTCACTAGCACCTTTAATAGGTGTGATTTCGATAGCTGCTTATTGGATTCTTACGCTTTTAGTTCTTGGTTTAAGTAGGTTAAGAGAATACTATGCTGATCAATTAAGTGCTACAACGATTCCTGGTGGAGCTGAAAAATTATCAAGAGCTTTAGCGAAAATAGTTTTTTCAACAAACCGAATGCGAATGGGCAGTTACTATAGATTTTATGCAAGCCGCTTAGAAAGTTTTAAGCCCCTTCTTATAACTGACCCTGAAAAAGCTGAAGATGATGCTAAAGTACTATATAGCTATTATGGAAGTGAAAAAGATTTAGTTCAACAAATACTTCGAAGAAAAATAACTTTAGCGGACAGAATAATCGAGCTATTTTCTACTCATCCAAACATTGTAAAACGTTTAAGAGCTTTACAAAATTATCGTTAA
- a CDS encoding zinc-ribbon domain-containing protein: MSNLSKKTIIVDENLSKIIGVDVGTLVSYSEIAKGVHEYIKIHNLKKKPEKTEKRKFKFCFKCGAQIPEKAAYCDQCGIKQ, translated from the coding sequence ATGAGCAATCTTAGTAAAAAAACAATAATTGTAGATGAAAATTTATCAAAAATCATTGGAGTTGATGTAGGAACATTAGTTAGTTATAGTGAAATAGCAAAAGGGGTACATGAGTATATTAAAATTCATAATTTAAAAAAGAAACCTGAAAAAACAGAAAAAAGAAAATTTAAGTTTTGTTTTAAATGTGGAGCTCAAATACCTGAAAAAGCAGCATATTGTGATCAATGTGGAATAAAACAATAA
- a CDS encoding hydroxymethylglutaryl-CoA synthase: MAVGIVGYGVYIPKQRIPTEEIVKVRESKRKDLNELIEKIRYGLLLKNKAIADFSEDTITMATEAAENAVLMAGIDPSMIGSVTVGTESKPYAVGSTARHTASFIGVKSNVYVTDLEGACNAGMQGLEIIKDQILSGEIEYGLAIGSDVAQAPEGDPLEYACGAGAAAFILGKKDVLAIIKDTAPYSSLTMDFWRREGSPVPKHFGKTTVEAYITHVVGAIINLLKKNRNLTLSSFDYITFHQPSGYMPLKTCKTLLNPTSLIQDKELAERIKLTQEDIDKKVVPWLKVLEIGNTYAASTLIGLASILDKAKPGDNILAVSYGSGAYSIATWIKVEDKIKERVGVVPTVDDYINRKKEINFQKYKEYIKERFARIKRRLIYPRIIGEIQPLGKEAIEATLCDGCKRIYYPSREKCLEFECKGPIMNKVFPRRALLKSFRKLTPKEKLTLNYDIIKNGKILLVDCELDELKENVELELVIRRLDYEGEDGLIIYGPTYRPAFRQIVYPY; the protein is encoded by the coding sequence TTGGCTGTTGGAATAGTAGGTTATGGTGTTTATATTCCTAAACAAAGGATACCTACGGAAGAAATAGTTAAAGTAAGAGAAAGCAAAAGAAAAGATTTAAATGAACTTATTGAAAAAATAAGGTATGGATTACTTCTAAAAAACAAAGCAATTGCTGATTTTTCTGAAGATACAATAACGATGGCTACTGAAGCGGCTGAAAATGCTGTGTTAATGGCTGGTATAGACCCATCTATGATAGGTTCAGTAACTGTTGGAACAGAATCTAAACCTTATGCTGTAGGGTCAACAGCAAGGCATACAGCTTCATTTATAGGTGTTAAATCGAACGTTTACGTTACTGATTTAGAAGGCGCTTGTAATGCTGGAATGCAAGGGTTAGAAATAATTAAGGATCAAATTTTAAGCGGAGAAATTGAATATGGGTTAGCTATTGGATCAGATGTGGCTCAGGCTCCAGAAGGGGATCCATTAGAATATGCATGTGGAGCAGGAGCAGCAGCATTTATACTTGGAAAAAAAGATGTTTTAGCTATAATTAAGGATACGGCACCATATTCAAGTTTAACTATGGATTTTTGGAGAAGAGAAGGGTCTCCTGTTCCAAAACATTTTGGAAAAACAACTGTTGAAGCATATATTACACATGTTGTTGGGGCAATAATTAATTTATTAAAGAAAAATCGGAACTTAACACTTTCAAGTTTTGATTATATAACTTTTCATCAACCTTCAGGTTATATGCCTTTAAAAACATGTAAAACTCTTTTAAATCCTACATCATTAATTCAAGATAAAGAATTAGCAGAGAGAATTAAATTAACTCAAGAAGATATCGATAAAAAAGTTGTACCATGGCTTAAAGTTTTAGAAATAGGAAATACGTATGCTGCTTCAACCTTAATAGGATTAGCATCAATTTTAGATAAAGCGAAGCCTGGAGATAATATTTTAGCTGTATCATATGGCTCTGGAGCATACTCTATAGCAACATGGATTAAAGTTGAAGATAAAATAAAAGAAAGAGTAGGAGTTGTACCGACAGTTGATGACTACATAAACAGAAAAAAAGAAATAAACTTTCAAAAGTATAAGGAGTATATTAAAGAAAGGTTTGCTCGAATTAAAAGAAGATTAATTTATCCAAGAATAATTGGTGAAATTCAACCTTTAGGAAAAGAAGCTATTGAAGCTACTCTTTGCGATGGATGCAAAAGAATTTATTATCCCTCAAGAGAAAAATGCTTGGAATTTGAATGTAAAGGACCAATAATGAATAAGGTGTTCCCAAGAAGAGCTTTATTAAAATCATTTAGAAAATTAACACCAAAAGAAAAATTAACTTTAAATTACGATATAATTAAAAATGGAAAGATTCTTTTAGTAGATTGCGAGTTAGATGAGCTAAAAGAAAATGTGGAGTTGGAGTTGGTGATTAGAAGGTTAGACTATGAAGGGGAAGATGGACTAATAATTTATGGGCCAACTTATAGACCAGCTTTCAGACAAATTGTTTATCCATATTAA
- a CDS encoding CBS domain-containing protein encodes MEKFDKIKQMEIEELGEPPLIVPSNLSISKLIGILKEENAYEAFIIKEGKISVVSIREILKSTNINSKVSSIAFFIPKVSSKLSIGEAAKIMNEYRIRTLPVFDGNKLTKAVKASSILELSLKEVWSLPVSKLANLNLTSIQKDSSIMKAKNLMVKKDIDHLPVLDLNKLIGVVNSSQIVFNLFLMESSKRGELMKETLRKSGLPVEGLMEEPFTIAPNEDAFLTLKKMLSQNSDYGIITLWDEPQGIITFRDYMKLFYESKSTFIDLPVYITGLPKDFLNTELIKIKFLKAVKNLVKVYPDLLEAKANVKTLKKGYEVYVNINTSKKLISLTENGWDLTVIFDNISKRLKRVLTQKRSKRKSKL; translated from the coding sequence ATGGAGAAATTTGATAAAATTAAGCAGATGGAGATTGAAGAGCTTGGTGAACCGCCTTTAATAGTTCCTTCAAACCTATCTATTTCAAAGCTTATTGGAATTTTAAAAGAAGAAAACGCGTATGAAGCTTTTATAATAAAAGAAGGTAAAATTAGTGTTGTTTCTATTCGTGAAATATTAAAATCAACTAATATTAACAGTAAAGTTTCCTCTATAGCCTTTTTTATCCCCAAAGTTTCTTCAAAACTTAGCATAGGTGAAGCTGCAAAAATTATGAATGAATACCGTATTAGAACTTTACCTGTTTTTGATGGTAATAAACTAACTAAAGCTGTAAAAGCTTCCTCTATTCTTGAGTTAAGCTTAAAAGAGGTATGGAGTTTACCTGTAAGTAAACTAGCTAATTTAAACCTTACCTCTATTCAAAAAGATTCTTCAATAATGAAGGCAAAAAATTTAATGGTTAAAAAAGATATTGATCATTTACCTGTTTTAGACTTAAATAAATTAATTGGTGTAGTAAACTCTTCTCAAATAGTTTTTAATTTATTTCTGATGGAATCCTCTAAAAGAGGAGAGTTGATGAAAGAAACTTTAAGGAAATCGGGTTTGCCGGTTGAAGGTTTAATGGAAGAACCGTTCACTATAGCACCTAATGAAGATGCATTTTTAACTTTAAAGAAAATGCTTAGTCAAAATTCGGATTATGGAATAATAACTCTATGGGATGAACCTCAAGGAATTATAACTTTTAGGGATTACATGAAATTGTTTTATGAAAGCAAATCCACATTTATTGATCTTCCAGTTTACATAACTGGTTTACCAAAAGATTTTTTAAATACTGAATTAATCAAGATTAAGTTTCTTAAAGCTGTTAAAAATTTAGTTAAAGTATATCCAGATTTATTAGAGGCTAAAGCTAACGTTAAAACATTAAAGAAAGGCTATGAAGTTTACGTAAACATAAACACAAGTAAAAAATTAATTTCTTTAACAGAAAATGGATGGGATTTGACAGTAATCTTTGATAATATATCAAAAAGATTAAAACGAGTATTAACTCAGAAAAGAAGTAAACGTAAAAGTAAACTTTAA
- a CDS encoding NUDIX hydrolase has product MIEEVISSKIIYEGKIIKVKLDEVKLPNSYVTTREIIEYPNAVALIPINNNGKLIMINQYRHSAQEVLLEIPAGTMEKNETPEECAKRELLEETGYEAKELKKLFSCYLAPGYSTEFIHIFLAKNLTYKGQKMEVDEQIKVVELSFEEALEKIRKGEIKDAKTISSLLFFFTFKMKL; this is encoded by the coding sequence TTGATAGAAGAAGTTATTTCTTCAAAAATAATTTATGAAGGAAAAATAATAAAGGTCAAACTTGATGAAGTAAAACTACCTAATAGCTATGTTACTACTAGAGAAATTATTGAGTACCCTAATGCAGTAGCTTTAATCCCAATTAACAACAATGGAAAACTTATAATGATAAATCAATATCGCCATTCAGCTCAAGAGGTTTTATTAGAAATTCCAGCTGGAACAATGGAAAAAAATGAAACCCCAGAAGAATGCGCAAAAAGAGAGCTTCTTGAAGAAACAGGATACGAAGCAAAAGAATTAAAGAAGCTGTTTAGTTGTTACTTAGCACCAGGCTACAGCACAGAGTTTATTCACATTTTTTTAGCTAAAAACCTAACTTATAAAGGGCAAAAAATGGAAGTTGATGAACAAATAAAAGTTGTTGAATTAAGCTTTGAGGAAGCGCTTGAAAAAATTAGGAAAGGCGAAATCAAAGATGCTAAAACAATATCTAGCCTTCTTTTCTTTTTCACTTTTAAGATGAAACTTTAA
- a CDS encoding Lrp/AsnC ligand binding domain-containing protein — protein MVLAYVLINSEVGKDAELLKALKGIEGVKEVFSVYGVYDIIAKVEGKTVNELKETVITKIRQLNYVKSTLTMIVMENI, from the coding sequence ATGGTCTTAGCATATGTATTAATTAATTCTGAAGTTGGTAAAGATGCTGAACTTCTTAAAGCATTAAAAGGAATTGAAGGCGTTAAAGAAGTCTTTAGTGTTTATGGTGTTTACGATATAATAGCTAAAGTTGAAGGAAAAACAGTAAATGAATTAAAGGAGACTGTTATTACAAAGATTAGACAATTAAACTATGTGAAAAGTACATTAACAATGATAGTTATGGAGAATATATAG
- a CDS encoding secondary thiamine-phosphate synthase enzyme YjbQ: MNIKIKDFKVETNERIQLIDITNEVENFVKESKVNNGLCLIYSLHSTTAIIVNEKESGLIQDILHEIQKVFPKDEKWLHNRIDDNADSHLASTFIGTSKVFPVSEGKLIRGAWQNIFLLELDGPRRRKIIIEVLGE; encoded by the coding sequence ATGAACATTAAGATTAAGGATTTTAAAGTAGAAACAAATGAAAGAATTCAACTGATTGATATTACAAATGAAGTGGAAAATTTTGTAAAAGAAAGTAAAGTAAATAATGGTTTATGTTTAATTTATTCTCTTCATTCAACAACAGCAATAATTGTAAATGAGAAAGAAAGTGGTTTAATTCAAGATATACTTCATGAAATTCAAAAGGTTTTTCCTAAAGATGAAAAATGGCTTCATAATAGAATAGATGATAATGCAGATTCTCATTTAGCTTCAACTTTTATTGGTACCTCTAAAGTGTTTCCAGTGAGTGAAGGAAAATTAATTAGAGGAGCTTGGCAAAACATTTTTCTTTTAGAGTTAGATGGCCCACGTAGAAGAAAAATTATTATAGAAGTTTTAGGAGAGTAA